The sequence ATGCTAGTAGTATCTCTCACAAGTTAACTTAACTTTGTTCTAATTACCTGAATTTAAACTACAGCTGTACAACAATGAAGCAAATAATCTATTTCATTTAAACTACAGTTGTACAACAATGAAGCAAATAATCTACTGCAATTTGATCTACTGCAAATTACCGAATCAATTGATAGCTACCAAtttgatcttcatttgcataaaCCTCGTTGGTGCTCGCACTATTTACTGAAAATAAACCATTATTTACTGAAGATAAACCtggttgatcttcatttgcataaaCCTGGTTGAGTATTACAGAGCAATTGATAGCAAATTGACCTCGTTAGAATTGAGAcagcaacagtaacagtaacagttaACTGAACTCTTGTTTTGTAACATTTCTTCAGAGGACATGATCAATTATGTTTCAAACTACAGAGCAAGCAAGGTCCGGCACTGGAGATGAAAAAGCAAGGAGCCCCGTAACTTCTTCTCACGTACAGCAGCACGAGCAGGGGACCTCCGGTGACAGCACACGAGTAGGGGACCTCCGGGCGGCAACAGGAGCAGGGGAGCAGCAGTAACTTGCAGAGGAGCAGCAGAAGGAGCTCGAGCTTGATTTCCAGGACGAGCTTGAGGGAGCTGAGGTCCAGGCGCGCGCAGGTcctgggcgtcggcggcggcgcagaTCCTGGGTGGCAGGAGGCGTGCGCGACCCAGGTCCTGGGTGGCGGAGGAGCACGTCCTGGGCGATGGCGGAGCAAGCAATTGGGTGGCGCAGGTCCtgggcggcgttggcggcgggggaGCAAGCAATTGGGCGTCGGAGGAGCACGTCCTGGGTGGCGCCAGCGTAGGTCTTGGGTGCCGACTGGCCCTGGCGACGGGCGGAGGAAGAACGGCAACCTGTTTGTAACAGATTTAAAGCTACGAGAGCGTTTTCGCAAAATTCGCAGTACAATAAGCTGGAGACAAGCTTTTCGGGATGGAGTAGTACTCAGACGTTACGATATGTAGGCAAACATGTTTGTCAGCAACATACATACAGTTTGTATTCTTTGACTGCATCGGCAGTCATGTACTTACAAGTAAAGAATAGAATCAAGGGGAATAAAGGGCATCCATCGCTCAGGAATAAGCAATTCATACTCCTACTAGATCCTATGATTTGTACTCCTACACTAGAGCTATATATATCCCTTGTATCCTATGATTTGCGCCGGTCTTTTGGAGCTCGCTAAAAGATAGAGCGTCGATCGGTTTAGCATTCTCAGCTTTCGGCTGACACTACACCATCAAGTGATCTGCACTACTTGCTTCCGGTACCTTCACCTCCGGCGGCGCCTAcggctgggaggaggaggaggaggaagacgcggaAAGCGTGGACGACGAGGGCGGGCACTGCGCGGACGGCGCAAGTCACACCAAGTTTGATTCGCAGCGTGAAGCTGCTCTGCGGCGGCTACGGCCAGGACGGCAGCGGTGGCCTGTTCAGCCGCAGCTGCGGCGGCGGCCTCGTCACGCGCGGTAGCCAGGAAGGCGAGGAGGTGCTGGGGGGCCACGAAGTACGAGTGGTCGTCTAGCAGCTTGCCGTGCAGGACGCCGATGACCTCTCCGGCGAGGCTGAAGAGCGGGGCGCCGGAGGCACCGTCCGTGCACCCGATCTGGGCCTCGAGCAGGCTCATGCTGTAGCCGGCCGCGTTGCCGCTGAAGTCGGCCGCCAGTCTGACCTCGCACTGGGTGCCCACGTAAAAGAGGTGAATCAGATCACTCGGCCATGCGAGCATCATGCACGGGTGGCACGGCTGGAGAACGTCGCTGAAGTGGAGCTCCGGGTGTTGGCCCTGGGCAAAGCACGATCTGCCTCTCCCTGTGCATCCCTGCCCCCACCGTCAGCGCCCTCAGCGCGACGTCGCTGACGTACGCCGTGAGCACCATGCAGTCCATGGCGCAGTCGATGGAAGAAGCCCATGCCTGGAAGGAGACCCTGGGCCCTCGCCGGCCCCTGGCGAGCCAGTCTAGCTCCGCGTGCGGGCAGTAGAGCTCGATCTCGTAGAGCTTGTTGACGGTGTCGGCGTCGATAGGCTGCCAGTCTCCATGATACACATGCTCGATCAGATGAGAGACGGTGAAGACCATGATCTTGACCCTGCCGCCGGCCGCCTCTCCGACGGTCCCAACCGCGAACCCGGTGGCGTTATGGATGACGCCTTCTTTAAGAGCTGCGGCCAGATCCTTGCCCTCCTTGCTCTGTGCTGTTCCGGCGAGGTCTTTGATCTCCTTCCTTGCGTCTTTCCCTCTCGGCCGCATCTCAACGAAGAAGATCGAGGGCTTGGCCGCCACGATCACGGGAAACCAGTTGGGCGCCGCCATGCCGGCTGCAACTACCTACAATAAGCGGAGGAGCGGGCAGAGGAAAAAGTTGAGAAATGGCTCGATTGATTGCAAGTCTCCTCCGAAATCGAGATGAACAAGAACCCACGAAAGCCATCGCTTTGAACGAATCGAAAGGGGATCACAAAACAGATCTAGCTAGGGTTCGTCGCCACACCACGGACGCCGCGCGTGCAAGATCGATCGAATTCACGCACCTCCGCCCGCCGGTCTCCTCCGCATCCGCGTCCGCGTCCGTACCGGCCTCCTCCGGGCTCCGGCAAGACCCCTCGCAGGTCTTGATCCTGGTCCTCCGCGTGGCGGTGCTTCGCATcgagttgccgccgccgccgcgcgcctggtACGTCTGGGTTGGTTCGATCGCTTCGTCGCTGCCCTTTGGGCCCGCTAGGTATATTAATAGCTGGCGATCGGAGGGATTGGGCGGCTTAGGGTTTCGTAGCCGTTGCCTTTTGGATTGAACTAGGGCGCGCGCCGCCGGCCGCACGGCTAGTTGCTTCGCATTTTTTCTTTCCTTAGAAAAAGGAAGAGCACGCCTCTAGTTATTTTTTTTTCCCATCAAGCCTCTAGTTACTTTCATCTCTAATAATAATATAACACTAGCTGTAAAAAAAATACTATCATTATACCGTTGAACGAATctgaccggggcaacaccccggacacaccaTCAAACTCCAGATCTGACACCACACCACGACTAAAACGcaggaggaggaaaccatacctgctatccacgaaccacgaacccaacacacgttccgtctttcagatgtcgtcgatgcagaccgcATTCTGCATCCGCTCCTAGACTACCTCCCAAGCTTCGTGCCGatgctggagcaaacgccgtcgcaacggcggagctcgaggacacaggtccatcacgaggatgccgccgccgcaccatcattgcttgaacagactggtttgcaaatccatccccaaccataggactgaTGTCCTCGTCAGGGAAGGATCCGAAAAATCTTTATTCAGTGCCATCATCTTCGTCGCCGAAGCCAAagcgatgaacaacctaaaaaatGTAGACTACAAGGAAGTAAAGATCCACACACGTGTATCCGGCGAACCcctcgccggcggaggggagccgctgGAGGACGGCgttgtacctcagacgggtgaaacCGAAAACTAGctttcttaagagaataattggtcgcCAATCAAACGACAGATTATTACATTATTGTAACTCTTCAAAAATACAGGATAGTTTTTTTCATACCACGGACCAAAGCTTCGGCACGCATAGTTAAAGCATGTCAACCCAAGGAAaagaacccttaacgaaactattttcCTTGGATGATGTTTCTTACATACGTAGTATCACATACATCCCAAACTAAAAtttttgtctgttcgagcacaATGACTGGGTTGCCTGGTTTCCGGACATAGTGAATGCTTCTTTTCATTCCAAAATAGTATTCGGAAACACCCCACCATTTTGGTTCGGAGATTAAAGCCGAAGTCTGCGATGACAAACTTTCCACATGTTCGGCTGAAGATTCAGGTTGATCATAAAGTACATTAATACATTGAATAAAATACCTATTCCTTATCTATTCCATCTATTAGACTGTCTAACCTACAGTCTTCCTGTGAATTTTTCGcagctatcattacttggtcatacaccaaattcaATGGAATTTCTTTCTCATCTCGTCCCTGTGGTCCCattcgggccatatgattcggatctagCTTGGTGAAGTGTGTTTTCACCATAGCAcaggcttctcgtgcgccttcaCGGCAGGCGGACGTCTTTCATAGCTCAAAGCGGCGCCGTGCGCCATTGAACAGGTTTGCCAAGCCCTCTCGCCTTGAAATCTGGATACTTATTCTTCTGGCCGACTAGTTAACAGACATGCAGCAACAGAGTTATGACATTCCGAATTATGGACTAAACATGAGCCCCTATGGTGGTTTTAAAAAGACATACCA comes from Triticum aestivum cultivar Chinese Spring chromosome 5B, IWGSC CS RefSeq v2.1, whole genome shotgun sequence and encodes:
- the LOC123110182 gene encoding uncharacterized protein, giving the protein MAAPNWFPVIVAAKPSIFFVEMRPRGKDARKEIKDLAGTAQSKEGKDLAAALKEGVIHNATGFAVGTVGEAAGGRVKIMVFTVSHLIEHVYHGDWQPIDADTVNKLYEIELYCPHAELDWLARGRRGPRVSFQAWASSIDCAMDCMVLTAYVSDVALRALTVGAGMHRERQIVLCPGPTPGAPLQRRSPAVPPVHDARMAE